A DNA window from Malus domestica chromosome 12, GDT2T_hap1 contains the following coding sequences:
- the LOC103450013 gene encoding protein SMALL AUXIN UP-REGULATED RNA 54 yields the protein MSTEKNCGSKKAEDRGLMMLRLLIGKLVHKGLSILASRGPHDHHPRHNDFDEDSEVATVVPKDVKEGHFTVFAVKGNEAERFVVKLESLSNPEFLRLLEEAKEEYGFEQKGALAIPCRPQELQKILQTCRRKKSSRTSNNINFAVIQGY from the coding sequence ATGTCTACGGAGAAGAACTGCGGATCGAAGAAAGCCGAGGATCGAGGTTTGATGATGCTGAGGCTGCTCATTGGGAAGCTAGTGCACAAGGGTCTCTCAATCTTGGCATCAAGAGGCCCTCACGATCACCACCCTCGTCACAATGATTTCGACGAAGATTCAGAAGTGGCGACGGTGGTGCCGAAAGACGTAAAAGAAGGTCACTTTACAGTTTTTGCAGTGAAGGGTAATGAAGCAGAGAGGTTTGTTGTTAAACTGGAGTCGTTGAGTAACCCTGAATTTTTGAGGTTATTGGAAGAGGCCAAGGAAGAGTACGGATTTGAGCAGAAAGGTGCTCTTGCAATTCCTTGCAGGCCTCAAGAATTGCAGAAAATCTTACAAACATGCAGGAGGAAGAAGAGTAGTAGAACATCTAATAATATTAATTTTGCAGTTATACAAGGATACTAG
- the LOC114820227 gene encoding uncharacterized protein — translation MEKYFGNAYRGDPGVPHADPERFVNIWIGSAAFSALTWVNPYMWQLSNQFNWHDKAMLFEQYHWKKAMKKGEPYKFKWNEYMDRDHRESYYFNWPVYFP, via the exons ATGGAGAAGTACTTCGGAAACGCATACAGAGGCGACCCGGGGGTCCCACACGCCGACCCGGAACGATTTGTGAACATATGGATCGGGTCCGCCGCCTTCTCAGCCCTCACCTGGGTCAATCCCTACATGTGGCAGCTCTCCAATCAGTTCAA TTGGCATGACAAAGCAATGCTGTTTGAGCAGTACCACTGGAAGaaggccatgaagaaaggggaGCCCTACAAATTTAAG TGGAACGAGTACATGGACAGGGACCACAGGGAGTCCTACTATTTCAACTGGCCTGTTTACTTCCCTTAG
- the LOC103450036 gene encoding thylakoid lumenal 15.0 kDa protein 2, chloroplastic isoform X2 → MAYLHPPCPSPTSHPTSRPAFKPSITVTTSSHHLPSTQKPTANSNNWVSEFRSKSLNLVLSGALTLGVSLSGIAEAKVGVNKPELLPKEFSPVIDVAGFLSDGQEKRLAEEIADIEKYTGYKLRVLAQNYPDTPGLAIKDFWQVDDRTIVFVADPTFGNILNFNVGASVDLDVPRSFWSRLAGKYGNMFYWKEKGEDGAIESAVMAISSCLKEPVDANNCSEVK, encoded by the exons ATGGCATATCTCCATCCGCCATGTCCGTCGCCCACTTCCCACCCAACCTCACGTCCTGCATTCAAACCATCCATCACTGTCACTACGTCGTCTCATCATCTCCCTTCAACCCAAAAGCCCACAGCCAATTCCAACAACTGGGTCTCGGAGTTCCGGTCCAAGTCTTTAAATTTAGTGCTCTCAGGGGCTCTCACTCTCGGAGTCTCTCTCTCAG GAATTGCAGAGGCAAAAGTTGGAGTGAACAAACCAGAATTGCTTCCCAAAGAGTTTAGCCCTGTAATTGATGTAGCTGGCTTCCTCTCTGATGGCCAG GAGAAAAGACTAGCCGAAGAGATTGCTGATATAGAGAAGTATACTGGATACAAGCTGAGGGTTCTTGCCCAGAACTATCCTGACACACCAG GTTTAGCGATTAAAGATTTCTGGCAAGTGGATGATAGAACTATTGTCTTTGTTGCTGATCCGACCTTTG GCAATATACTAAACTTCAACGTGGGAGCTTCAGTTGATCTAGATGTTCCACGCAGCTTTTGGAGCCGCTTGGCAGGGAAGTATGGAAATATGTTTTACTGGAAAGAGAAG GGAGAAGATGGAGCGATTGAATCTGCGGTGATGGCAATATCTAGCTGCTTGAAAGAACCCGTAGACGCAAATAATTGCTCTGAGGTAAAATAG
- the LOC139189840 gene encoding uncharacterized protein: MTISPSPTVAIQENEDILGDEQPSQVLQDNAQISETSIDVSSINHYAMQVNETNLYHIVDLNAKTCTCRRFDLDQLPCVHATAACRIRNTSVYNMCSKFYTANAIVLAYKEPIWPIGNKSGWSVPEEVQNKVVLPPIRQVVFGRRKTNKIPSQRRKG, from the exons ATGACGAT TTCCCCATCACCAACAGTGGCAATTCAAGAGAATGAGGACATTTTGGGTGATGAACAACCAAGTCAAGTTCTTCAAGACAATGCCCAGATTAGTGAGACTTCAATAGAT GTATCTTCCATTAATCACTATGCAATGCAAGTAAATGAGACAAACTTATATCATATAGTTGACCTAAATGCCAAGACATGCACATGTAGAAGGTTTGATCTCGACCAACTTCCATGTGTCCATGCAACTGCTGCATGTCGAATTCGCAACACATCAGTGTACAATATGTGCTCCAAATTCTACACAGCCAATGCAATTGTGCTAGCGTACAAGGAGCCCATTTGGCCTATTGGAAACAAGAGTGGATGGAGTGTGCCGGAAGAGGTGCAAAATAAAGTTGTGTTACCTCCAATTAGGCAAGTTGTATTTGGAAGACGCAAGACAAACAAAATCCCATCTCAGAGGAGGAAAGGATAG
- the LOC103450036 gene encoding thylakoid lumenal 15.0 kDa protein 2, chloroplastic isoform X1 — translation MAYLHPPCPSPTSHPTSRPAFKPSITVTTSSHHLPSTQKPTANSNNWVSEFRSKSLNLVLSGALTLGVSLSGAGIAEAKVGVNKPELLPKEFSPVIDVAGFLSDGQEKRLAEEIADIEKYTGYKLRVLAQNYPDTPGLAIKDFWQVDDRTIVFVADPTFGNILNFNVGASVDLDVPRSFWSRLAGKYGNMFYWKEKGEDGAIESAVMAISSCLKEPVDANNCSEVK, via the exons ATGGCATATCTCCATCCGCCATGTCCGTCGCCCACTTCCCACCCAACCTCACGTCCTGCATTCAAACCATCCATCACTGTCACTACGTCGTCTCATCATCTCCCTTCAACCCAAAAGCCCACAGCCAATTCCAACAACTGGGTCTCGGAGTTCCGGTCCAAGTCTTTAAATTTAGTGCTCTCAGGGGCTCTCACTCTCGGAGTCTCTCTCTCAG GAGCAGGAATTGCAGAGGCAAAAGTTGGAGTGAACAAACCAGAATTGCTTCCCAAAGAGTTTAGCCCTGTAATTGATGTAGCTGGCTTCCTCTCTGATGGCCAG GAGAAAAGACTAGCCGAAGAGATTGCTGATATAGAGAAGTATACTGGATACAAGCTGAGGGTTCTTGCCCAGAACTATCCTGACACACCAG GTTTAGCGATTAAAGATTTCTGGCAAGTGGATGATAGAACTATTGTCTTTGTTGCTGATCCGACCTTTG GCAATATACTAAACTTCAACGTGGGAGCTTCAGTTGATCTAGATGTTCCACGCAGCTTTTGGAGCCGCTTGGCAGGGAAGTATGGAAATATGTTTTACTGGAAAGAGAAG GGAGAAGATGGAGCGATTGAATCTGCGGTGATGGCAATATCTAGCTGCTTGAAAGAACCCGTAGACGCAAATAATTGCTCTGAGGTAAAATAG
- the LOC103413694 gene encoding transcription initiation factor TFIID subunit 8-like codes for MSHGDADSSSRVNQPGSDVPRRAAGGGADEFGRAVSKVAVAQICESVGFQSFKESAMDAMADIAIRYLRDLGKMSSFYANLAGRTESNVFDIIRALEDLESSQGFLGAAEVGHCLAESGIVRGIVEYVGSAEEIPFAQPLPRFPVIKQRKLIPNFEQIGEAPPSKHLPNWLPAFPDPHTYIQTPMWNERKTDPREDKMEQARQRRKAERSLLSLQQRLLCNGEASSSGGASAAVALAGGNGVNDGRGLLLLQGNETDQSNPFLEPPIQPGEKEVSVSQVVLPSQFSDEMAKGNNNDGSSLLDAFAPAIEAVKSGAWMDGEDERRQLLPESRPAVNFKLRSGKKFLGQSLDLSLQKKGSGRPAYWFGREEERDDKKRRAEFILRQSMENPQELTQL; via the coding sequence ATGAGCCATGGAGATGCGGACAGTAGCAGCAGAGTGAATCAACCCGGTAGTGATGTGCCGAGGAGAGCAGCAGGAGGAGGAGCCGATGAGTTTGGCCGGGCAGTGTCGAAAGTTGCGGTGGCGCAGATATGCGAGAGCGTtgggtttcagagcttcaaagaGTCTGCGATGGACGCCATGGCCGACATTGCCATCCGATACCTCCGTGACTTAGGGAAGATGTCGAGTTTTTACGCCAATTTGGCGGGCAGAACCGAGTCCAATGTGTTTGATATTATTAGGGCGCTGGAGGATTTGGAGTCATCGCAAGGGTTTTTGGGTGCGGCGGAGGTGGGTCATTGTCTTGCAGAGTCCGGGATTGTAAGAGGCATTGTGGAGTATGTAGGTTCGGCTGAGGAGATCCCGTTTGCACAGCCGTTGCCTCGGTTTCCAGTGATCAAGCAACGAAAATTGATCCCGAATTTTGAGCAGATTGGGGAGGCACCGCCGAGTAAGCATTTGCCCAATTGGTTGCCGGCTTTCCCTGATCCACACACTTACATTCAAACACCAATGTGGAATGAGAGGAAGACTGATCCTCGAGAAGATAAGATGGAGCAGGCTCGGCAGAGGAGGAAGGCCGAGAGGTCTCTGTTGAGTCTGCAGCAGAGGTTATTGTGCAATGGAGAGGCTTCTAGTTCAGGAGGAGCCTCTGCAGCAGTGGCATTGGCTGGTGGCAACGGCGTTAATGATGGAAGGGGATTGTTATTATTACAGGGGAATGAGACTGATCAAAGTAATCCATTCCTTGAACCGCCAATCCAGCCGGGGGAGAAAGAAGTATCAGTATCCCAAGTGGTTTTGCCATCCCAGTTTTCGGATGAAATGGCAAAAGGGAACAACAATGATGGTTCTTCCCTTTTGGATGCGTTTGCGCCCGCCATTGAAGCAGTGAAAAGCGGAGCATGGATGGATGGAGAGGACGAAAGGAGGCAGCTTCTTCCTGAAAGCAGACCCGCAGTGAATTTCAAGTTGAGAAGCGGGAAGAAGTTTTTGGGGCAATCGTTGGATCTGAGCCTGCAAAAGAAGGGTTCCGGAAGACCGGCATATTGGTTCGGGCGAGAGGAGGAGAGGGACGACAAGAAGAGGAGAGCAGAGTTTATTCTGAGACAGTCGATGGAAAACCCACAGGAACTCACTCAGTTGTAG